One window of the Pseudochaenichthys georgianus chromosome 21, fPseGeo1.2, whole genome shotgun sequence genome contains the following:
- the dnajc3a gene encoding dnaJ homolog subfamily C produces the protein MVSIDHVAHKVLTYIPYVLVLIDLRYEGVKCGRDGSVDNHMEMGKKLLAAGQLADALSHFHAAVDGDSKNYMAYYRRATVFLAMGKSKSALPDLSRVIELKPDFKSARLQRGNLLLKQGGLDEAERDFKTVLNSSPSDREEGEAKSQLTKSDEMQRLVAQAHRSYSSQDYVTAAAQLDTIIETCVWDVTSREMRAECFIEMGEMGKAVSDLKAASKLKNDNTQAFYKLSIIYYNLGDHEMSLIEVRECLKLDPEHKQCYSHYKQVKKLNKQIRSAEELIQEQRYEEAVSKYEAVMKTEPNVHRLSLLAKERMCHALAQGQQASRAVSVCGEVLKSDPENVNVLKDRAEAYIQEEQYEEAIQDYETASKHSENDRQVKEGLEKAQRLLKQSHKRDYYKILGVKRNAQKKEITKAYRKLAQQWHPDNFQKPEEKKKAEKKFIDIAQAKEVLTDPEMRTKFDQGEDPMDPESQQGRPHHQHFHQGYQGFNPFGSGPFNFKFNHN, from the exons ATGGTTTCCATCGACCATGTTGCTCACAAAGTACTGACTTACATCCCATATGTTCTTGTTTTGATTGACCTGAGATATGAAG GAGTGAAATGTGGCAGGGATGGGAGTGTGGACAACCATATGGAGATGGGAAAGAAACTGCTCGCTGCTGGCCAGCTAGCCGATGCTCTCTCTCATTTCCATGCTGCTGTGG ACGGAGACTCCAAGAACTACATGGCGTACTACAGGAGAGCCACAGTGTTTCTAGCAATGGGGAAGTCAAAGTCTGCACTGCCAGATTTGAGCCGAGTTATTGAACTCAAACCAGACTTCAAATCT GCACGCCTCCAGAGAGGAAATCTCCTCCTGAAGCAGGGAGGACTTGATGAAGCAGAGAGGGACTTTAAGACAGTG CTGAACTCCAGCCCTAGCGACCGAGAGGAGGGAGAAGCCAAAAGTCAGCTGACAAAGTCGGATGAAATGCAGCGACTGGTGGCTCAGGCCCACAGGAGCTACAGTAGCCAGGATTATGTGACAGCTGCCGCCCAGCTTGACACTATCATTGAG ACCTGCGTTTGGGATGTGACCTCTCGTGAGATGCGAGCAGAGTGTTTTATTGAAATGGGAGAGATGGGGAAAGCCGTCAGTGACCTCAAAGCTGCATCCAAGTTAAAGAATGACAACACCCAGGCTTTCTACAAACTCAGCATCATCTACTATAATCTTGGAGACCATGAGATGTCCCTAAT TGAGGTGCGCGAGTGCCTGAAGCTTGATCCTGAGCACAAACAGTGTTACAGTCATTACAAGCAGGTCAAGAAGCTCAACAAACAAATCCGGTCTGCAGAGGAACTCATCCAAgagcagag GTATGAAGAGGCAGTGAGCAAATATGAAGCCGTGATGAAGACCGAGCCCAACGTGCACCGTTTATCTCTCCTTGCCAAGGAGCGCATGTGTCATGCGTTGGCTCAG GGCCAGCAGGCCAGCAGAGCGGTCTCAGTGTGCGGCGAAGTCCTCAAATCAGACCCGGAGAACGTCAACGTGCTGAAAGACAGAGCCGAGGCCTACATCCAGGAGGAACAGTATGAAGAAG CTATTCAGGATTATGAGACTGCTTCAAAACACAGCGAGAACGACCGGCAGGTAAAAGAAGGCCTGGAGAAAGCTCAGCGACTTCTCAAACAGTCCCACAAGAGGGATTACTACAAGATCCTGGGAGTGAAGAG AAATGCACAGAAAAAGGAGATCACCAAAGCCTACAGGAAACTGGCACAACAGTGGCATCCTGACAACTTCCAGAAAccagaagaaaagaagaaggcCGAGAAGAAGTTTATAGACATCGCTCAGGCCAAAGAGGTTCTCACTGACCCAG AGATGAGAACCAAGTTTGACCAAGGGGAGGACCCCATGGATCCAGAGAGCCAGCAGGGTCGTCCTCACCATCAGCACTTCCATCAAGGCTATCAGGGTTTCAATCCATTTGGCTCTGGACCCTTCAACTTTAAATTCAACCACAACTGA